GATGAAGAAGCTGTCCCTGGTTGCCGGTTCGCTCGCGATGGCCCTCCTCGCCGGCTGCTCCACCAGCTCGGTGATGAACACCGGCTTCAACAGCAGCGACACGTCGAGCGACTTCCGCGCGGACGGCGTCTCCAAGTCCGAGGTCGTGGTCCGCTTCAACACCGCCTCGGTGCAGGGTCTCCCCTACACGGTCAAGAAGACGATCAAGGGCATCAACGCCAGCGTCCTCGTCGTGCCCGCGGGCAAGACCCCCGAGCAGGTCATCGCCGACGTCAAGGCCAAGTACGCGGTGAAGTACGCTCAGCCCGTCAACCGCATCGTCATGGACGCCTACGACGACCCCATGATCAAGGACCAGTACTCCCTCAACATCACCAACGCCCTCAAGGCCTGGGATGTCCAGAAGGGCAAGATGGACACCATGATCGCCGTCATCGACAGCGGCGTCGACATGACCCACCCCGACCTCAAGGACAAGATCGTCAAGTCCTACAACGTCTTCACCAAGGACAGCAAGGTCAAGGACGATAACGGCCACGGCACCCACTGCGCCGGCATCGCGGCCGCAGCGGTCGGCAACGGCGTCGGCACCGCGGGCGTCGCCCCCGGCTGCGGCCTGATGGCGGTCCAGGTCCTCAACTCCCAGGGCGGCGGCAGCGACCAGACCATCGCCGACGGCATCGTCTGGGCGGCCGACAACGGCGCCAAGGTCATGACCATGAGCCTCGGCCTCTACAAGAGCAGCAAGGTCATCGAGGACGCCCTCCAGTACGCCCTCGACAAGGACGTCCTCCTCTGCGCCTCGGCCGGCAACAACAACGCCCAGAACGACCCGGTGACCGCGCCCCACCTGCCCTCGACCTACCCCGGCGTGGTCGAGGTGGCCGCCACCGACGCCAAGGACCAGAAGGCCTCCTTCTCGAACTGGGGCAAGACGGTCGTCGTCGCGGCCCCCGGTCACCAGATCCTCTCGACCGTTCCCACCTATGCCAACGGCACCGGCAAGACCTCGTACGCCACGATGAGCGGCACCTCGATGGCCTCGCCCTTCGCCGCCGGCGTCGCGGGCCTCATCCGCAGCCAGCACCCCGAGTGGAACCGCGAGCAGGTCCGCAAGGCCATGGAGACCGCCGTCACCGACCTCGGCGACAAGGGCTTCGACCAGTACTTCGGTCACGGCCGCGTCGACGCGCTCAAGGCCGTCAGCCTCTAAGCCAGCCCTACCTAGCGAGGGGCCCCCGGTTGAACCGGGGGCCCCTCGCTTTCGTCTGCCTGCTAGAAGGGGGTGGCGTCGTCCGGCATGCCCGCCTCGATCCAGTCGAGCACGGTCCGGGTCTGCGCCTCGCTCAAGAAGCCCGTCGCCGGCTGCGCCTTCGCGCTCGCGTCGGCCTGGACCATGGTCTTGATGAGGGTCTTCTTGGAGCGGTCGAAGGAGTAGGTACCCAGTTGCTTGAGCCCGTCGGCGAAGACCTGGCCCTTCTGCTGGACGTGGCACTGGTAGCAGCGCTGGTCGCCCGTGATCGGCTTGACGTCGCTCGAGTAGGTGCGGGTCTTGGCGGCCTGGACCAGGCTGACACGGTTGGTGCAAGCGGTCGAAAGGGCGAGGGCGAGCGTCAGCGCGAGGGCCAGGGCGTGTTTCATCGGAATGCCTTTCCTAGTCCGGGAATCCAGCGACATGTACCACCGAGAAACAGCAAGCTATCAAGGCCAAAGGGCGCTTAACGCGCCCGTTCGAGAGGTATATTGCCGGAAAGGAGACGCCCCATGCCGTTGCTGAACCGAATCCTCGTCTGCGCCATGGCCGCCGCGCTGCTCACAGCGGCTCCCCGGACCGCCTCGGCGGAGCTGAACGGCGACCCCGTCAAGGGCAAGCGCCTCTTCATGACCGCGGGCGACAGCGGTAGGGCCTGCATGTCGTGCCATCCCAGGGGCCTCACCACCAAGGAGATCGTGCGAGGCAAGCAGGTCCCGAACCTGACCGAGCGCGCCGGCCAGATCAGCGAGAAGCGCCTGATCGTCAAGGCCCTCAAGCACATGGAGGAGAACGCGGCCCTCGACCTGAGCGACGAGCAGTTCCTCGATCTGATCACCTTCGTCTCTCAGCTGCCGACCAAGGGATTCGGCGACGTGCCGCCCGAATGGCAGGAGTACGTCAACGCCAGGTTGAAGAAAGCGGGCATCCAGTGAGTTCCGACAAGGAAGCCAGTGCCCCCATGCGCTCTCTCGATACCCGGACGCTCGCCCTCGGGGCCCTCGCGCTGGGCATCCTCGGCGCCTCGGCAGGCCCCGCCTTCGCCAGTCAGTTCGACTACGGCACCCCGGACATCCCGTCGCCCCTCTCCACCAAGAAGGGACAGATGTTCCTGCGCATGTCGCACCGCTACAATGCCCAGGCCTTTCCCTCGGACAGCGCCCCGGCGCTCTCGGCGGGGCTCGGGCTCACCAATGCCCTGACCCTGGACCTCTACGGGTCGACCCGAAACCACCCCCTGGACGGCGAATTAGGCCTGCGCTACCAGCTTCTGGACGAGTACGACGACGCCCCCTTCGCCCTCGCGCTCCGGGGCGCCTATTCGACCCACATGACGGGCAGCGGCATCGGCGAGGTGATCGCCTCGAGGAACAACGTCTTGCCGGGCCTCGGCGTGGGGCTCGTGGGGCGCTACTTCAGCTACGTGGCCGACTTCAACGACCCGGGCTGGATGACGGCTGCGGGGATGGGCCTCTCCTACGCGCTCGCCGAGGGGCTCAACCTGGTGGGCGACGTGGTCGCCCCCCTGGACCGGAGCGTCGTCGACCGGTACGGCTTCAACTGGACGGCCGGCCTGCAGTGGTGGATGCCCGACACGCCGCACGTCCTGGTGCTGATGGTGGGCCGCATGGGGCCCGGCACGACCTACGGCCGGACCTTCTCGCCCGACAGGGACACGCTGCGCGTCGGCTTCGAGTACCACGCCCACTTCGACGCCCCGTTCCTCCCCCGGCGCACCATCGTGTTCCAGGGCAAGAACGAGGAGAACTAGACTCGGGCCTCGAGGGCGGCACTCTCCTGGCGCCTGAGCACCACGATGGAGATGTCGTCGAGCTGCTCGGACATCCAGGCACGCACCTCGGCCAGGATCCGGGCCTTGATCTCGTCGACCTCCAGGTGAGCATACCGGGCGAGGGCAGCCTCGAGGCGCTCCATGTCGTACTGCTCCTCGTCGGCGTTCTTGGCCTCGATGAGCCCGTCGGTGTAGAGCAGCATGACGTCGTTGGGGGCCATCTCGAAGGTGTAGTCGAAGGTCATCTCGCGCACGTCCGGCACGAACCCCGTCCAGAAGCCCTGGGTCTCGATGAGGTCGACCTTGCCGGTCGCGGCGCGGTAGATCAAAACGTCGCAGTGCATTCCCGCCGCGACGAAGCGGCCATCGCCCAGGTGGTGGATGACCTGGAGGGTCATGTAGTTGTCGTTCCGCAGGCGGTACTTGACGTTCTGGTGAAGGGTCTGGTTGAGGCGGCTCAAGAGCTCGCTCGGAGAGGCGTCGGGGTCCTCGGCCACCAGCGCGGTGAACATGGACTGCGCCATCATCATGACCAGGCCCGGCGTCAGGCCGTGGCCCGTGACGTCCCCCACCGCGAGCCAGTAGCGGCCGTCCTCCTGCGGGAAGTAGTCGATCATGTCCCCGCCGACCTCGGTGGCGGTGATGAGCTCCATGCTCATCTCGTAATCGGGGACCGTGGTGTCGGTGGGGATGAGCGCCGTCTGGATGCGGGTGGCGATCTCCATCTCCTTGCCCATCTGCGCCAGCTGCGCCTGCTGCTTCTCCTTGACGGCCGCCATCTTGTAGAGCTCGACCTGCTGCTTCTCCTTCTGGACCTCCACGCCCATGATCCGGCGCGAGACGAGGACCACGATGGCGATGCCGAGCGCCAGCGAAAGGGCACAGGCAAGTGCGAACTGCCGGATGGCGTCTCGGATCTTGCGGGTGGTCGCCTTGTGCTCGGCCTCGATGACCTTCTCGTTGAGGGTGGTCAGCTCGTGGGTCAAGAAGCCCATGACCTGGCTGGTCAGTGCCGTCCCCCTGGTGGCCTTCAGCTTGAAGGCGTCCTGGGCGTGCCCGCGGTCGACCAGATCGATGATCTCCTCGTTGAGACCGGCCCATTCCTTGACCGCGGGCCTGATCTTGCCGTCGACCTCGGCCTTCTGCTCGTCGGTGGTGAAGAAGCGCGACAGCGCACGGACTCCGGCCTTGACGTTGAGGGCCTCGTCGGCCAAGTCCGGATAGATCTTCTCGCGCTCGGCGGCGCTCGCGGCGAAGATGTAGCGGGTCTGCAGCTCGTCGGCGCGCAAGAAGCTCGTCACGATGTAGGAGGCGCCCTGGTTGTTGCCGCTGCTCGAGAGCAGGGAGTCGATGCTCGCGTTGATCTGTCCCATCGAGCGGTAGATGCCCACGGCCACCAGGACCAGCACCAGGGCGAAGACCAGGGTCCCGATCATGAAGCCCTTGGCCGTCGAGGACTTCTTGAGGGTGGTGAGCAGGGCGTCTTTTTCCATCGACCGTTCCTTGGTTCTGTTCGCCGGGGCCCGAAACATCCGGCCTCTCATACCCTGGACGCTTGCTTACCAAACTGAGCCGATCCCGCCTGAACCAAGGTCGTCAGAGGTTACAAGCGAACTTGCGGGGGTACAGTCTTTCGGTCGCTCGGCGCGTGGCGGTTAGGCGAGCGAGGGTAACGGGTACACACGTCGGGTCATCCCGCGGGTATTTTCTACGGAGGGTTTCGGATGCGCTTCAAACTCGGCATGCTGCTCGGCCTCGGTTCGACGGTTGTGGTAGCGATCGCGGGGTGCACCGCCTCGACCCCCGCAAGCACGCCGCTCACCACCACCTCGGTCGACCAGTACGTCGCGCGTGGAAAGTACCTCGCCGACATCGGCGAGTGCATCTCGTGCCACACGCCGATCGGCGCGCAGGGCCCCGTCATGGCGAAGATCGGCGAGGGCGGCAATGCCTGGTTCGACCCCTCCCGCGGCATCGGCATCTCACCCAACCTGACGCCCTACGACGGCAGCAAGGTCAAGACCCTTGACGCCCCCGAACTCGCCGAGTACTGGGCCGAAGTCTCCTCGCTCAAGCTCCCCGATGGTCAGTACGCCCCCAAGCTTATTGGGCCCATGCCCGCTCTTGCCAAGTACGAGAAGGAAGACCTCAAGGCGATCGCCTACTACTTCAAGGGCCTCCAGGGCAAGGCGCCCACCAACCCGGCGCTCAAGTCGTTCTCCTTCCTCGAGGCTGCGGCCAGCGCGTCCATGCAGACCAAGTGGCCCTACCCCGCAGGCCAGCAGGCGGACAGCCAGGGCACGGAGATCCCCGGCCTGTTCGAGGGTCCCGCCAACTTGACGCTCAACCAGGCCAAGGTCACCGAGCTCATCAACGCCGCCTCGGCGAGCGCCGCCACCGCTCACTAGCCCCCACGCACGCGTCACGCCTCGACACCCCGCCCTCTTTTCCGGGCGGGGTGTCCTACATCTTCACGCAAGCATCGTCTTCGTGCCGTTACGGGACGGTTATCCGGTGGCATAAGATCCCCAGGCCGCTTTCAGCATCCGGAGGACGGATTGAGAAGCAGGACGCGCAACCTGATCGCTGCCGGCATCGCGCTCGTCTCGGGCGCGGCGCTCATCGCGTGCGCCCCCGCCTCCCCCGTCCCGCAAGCCGTCACCCCCTCCCTTGGCGCCAAGAGCGCGGCCCACCTCCTGATCGGTACCGTCACCTTCCCCGGGCGCCAGACGCTCGTCACCGGTGGCGCAGTGATCGATCGGGCCACCGTGACCCTGTACGATGCCGCGAACCAGGCCGTCGCCGTCGGCCAGACGAACGCGGCAGGCGCCTTCAGCCTCGACCCCGGCACCGCCTTTGCCCCCAACGCCGGCAGCACCTACATGCTCGATTGCTACAAGCCCCTCGCGGCCGGCGGGGTGGGTGCGGACGTGGCGCGGCTGAGGACCGTGGTCGCATGGACGGGCAGCGGCTGGAACAGCGTCTCCGGGACGAACGTCGTCGTCGACGCCCTGACCACCACCGTCTGCGTCATCCAGGGCCTGCAGGCA
This genomic stretch from Pantanalinema sp. harbors:
- a CDS encoding PP2C family protein-serine/threonine phosphatase, encoding MEKDALLTTLKKSSTAKGFMIGTLVFALVLVLVAVGIYRSMGQINASIDSLLSSSGNNQGASYIVTSFLRADELQTRYIFAASAAEREKIYPDLADEALNVKAGVRALSRFFTTDEQKAEVDGKIRPAVKEWAGLNEEIIDLVDRGHAQDAFKLKATRGTALTSQVMGFLTHELTTLNEKVIEAEHKATTRKIRDAIRQFALACALSLALGIAIVVLVSRRIMGVEVQKEKQQVELYKMAAVKEKQQAQLAQMGKEMEIATRIQTALIPTDTTVPDYEMSMELITATEVGGDMIDYFPQEDGRYWLAVGDVTGHGLTPGLVMMMAQSMFTALVAEDPDASPSELLSRLNQTLHQNVKYRLRNDNYMTLQVIHHLGDGRFVAAGMHCDVLIYRAATGKVDLIETQGFWTGFVPDVREMTFDYTFEMAPNDVMLLYTDGLIEAKNADEEQYDMERLEAALARYAHLEVDEIKARILAEVRAWMSEQLDDISIVVLRRQESAALEARV
- a CDS encoding S8 family serine peptidase → MKKLSLVAGSLAMALLAGCSTSSVMNTGFNSSDTSSDFRADGVSKSEVVVRFNTASVQGLPYTVKKTIKGINASVLVVPAGKTPEQVIADVKAKYAVKYAQPVNRIVMDAYDDPMIKDQYSLNITNALKAWDVQKGKMDTMIAVIDSGVDMTHPDLKDKIVKSYNVFTKDSKVKDDNGHGTHCAGIAAAAVGNGVGTAGVAPGCGLMAVQVLNSQGGGSDQTIADGIVWAADNGAKVMTMSLGLYKSSKVIEDALQYALDKDVLLCASAGNNNAQNDPVTAPHLPSTYPGVVEVAATDAKDQKASFSNWGKTVVVAAPGHQILSTVPTYANGTGKTSYATMSGTSMASPFAAGVAGLIRSQHPEWNREQVRKAMETAVTDLGDKGFDQYFGHGRVDALKAVSL